One part of the Sus scrofa isolate TJ Tabasco breed Duroc chromosome 8, Sscrofa11.1, whole genome shotgun sequence genome encodes these proteins:
- the PLK4 gene encoding serine/threonine-protein kinase PLK4 isoform X1 encodes MLSTPDTCCIEDFKVGNLLGKGSFAGVYRAESIHTGLEVAIKMIDKKAMYKAGMVQRVQNEVKIHCQLKHPSILELYNYFEDSNYVYLVLEMCHNGEMNRYLKNRRKPFSENEARHFMHQIITGMLYLHSHGILHRDLTLSNLLLTRNMNIKIADFGLATQLKMPHEKHYTLCGTPNYISPEIATRSAHGLESDIWSLGCMFYTLLIGRPPFDTDTVKNTLNKVVLADYEMPTFLSREAKDLIHQLLRRNPADRLSLSSVLDHPFMSRNSSTKNKDLGTVEDSIDSGHATISTAITASSSTSICGSLFDRRKLLIDQPLPNKVTIFPKNKNSSDFTSSGDRSSFYTQWGNQEQETSNSGRGRIIQEAEERPHSRYLRRAHSSDRSGTSNQSRAKTYTMERCHSAEMLSKSKRSGVDENEEGYSPTNSNANIFNVFKEKTSSGSGSFEGPDNNQALSNHLCPGKTPFPFPDQTAQTEMVQQWFGNLQIHDPFSEQSKTRGTEPPLGYQKRTLRSITSPLTAYRLKPIRQKTKKAVVSILDSEEVCVELLKEFASQEYVKEVLQISSDGSMITIYYPNDGRGFPLADRPPSPTDNISRYRFDNLPEKYWRKYQYASRFVQLVRSKSPKITYFTRYAKCVLMENSPGADFEVWFYDGAKIHKTEDLIQVIEKTGKSYNLKGESEVNSLKEEIKMYMDHANEGHRICLALESIISEEEKKSGSAPFFPIIIGRKPSSTSSPKALSPLSPVDPDYPMTDTPSLNRMIINSAASPKQAPIPNPSMVTNEGFSLTGAASGTNIPSNSPKDCLPKSAQLLKSVFVKNVGWATQLTSGAVWVQFNDGSQLVVQAGVSSISYTSPNGQTTRYGENEKLPEYIKQKLHCLSSILLMFSNPTPSFH; translated from the exons ATGCTTTCCACCCCAGACACCTGCTGTATTGAG GATTTTAAAGTTGGAAATCTGCTTGGTAAAGGATCATTTGCTGGTGTCTACAGAGCTGAGTCCATTCACACTGGTTTGGAAGTTGCAATCAAAATG atagatAAGAAAGCCATGTACAAAGCTGGAATGGTACAGAGAGTCCAAAATGAGGTGAAAATTCATTGCCAATTGAAACATCCTTCTATCTTGGAG CTGTATAACTACTTTGAAGATAGCAATTACGTGTACCTAGTATTAGAAATGTGCCATAATGGAGAAATGAATAGGtatctaaaaaacagaagaaaaccatTCTCAGAAAATGAAG CTCGACACTTCATGCACCAGATCATCACAGGAATGTTGTATCTCCATTCTCATGGTATATTACACCGGGACCTCACACTTTCTAACCTCTTACTTACACGTAATATGAACATCAAGATTGCCGATTTTGGGCTAGCAACTCAGTTGAAGATGCCACATGAAAAGCACTATACTTTATGTGGAACTCCTAATTATATTTCTCCTGAAATTGCAACTCGAAGTGCACATGGACTTGAATCTGATATTTGGTCCTTGGGATGTATGTTTTATACATTACTTATTGGGAGACCACCTTTTGACACTGACACAGTGAAGAACACATTAAATAAAGTCGTACTGGCAGATTATGAAATGCCAACTTTTTTGTCAAGAGAGGCCAAGGACCTTATTCACCAGTTACTTCGTAGAAATCCAGCAGATCGTTTAAGTCTATCTTCAGTATTAGACCATCCTTTTATGTCCCGAAACtcttcaacaaaaaataaagatttgggaACTGTAGAAGACTCAATAGATAGTGGACATGCCACAATTTCTACTGCAATTACGGCTTCTTCCAGTACCAGTATTTGTGGTAGTTTATTTGATAGAAGAAAACTTTTGATTGATCAGCCACTCCCAAATAAAGTGACTATAtttccaaagaataaaaattcaagtGATTTTACTTCTTCAGGAGACAGAAGCAGCTTTTATACTCAGTGGGGAAATCAAGAGCAAGAAACTAGTAATAGTGGAAGGGGAAGGATAAtccaagaggcagaagaaagacCACATTCTCGATACCTTCGTAGAGCCCATTCCTCTGATAGATCTGGCACTTCTAACCAATCTCGAGCAAAAACATATACAATGGAACGATGTCActcagcagaaatgctttcaaaatCCAAAAGATCAGGAGTAGATGAAAATGAAGAAGGATACTCACCCACAAACAGCAATGCTAATATTTTTAACGTCTTTAAAGAAAAGACATCCAGTGGTTCTGGATCTTTTGAAGGACCTGATAACAATCAAGCACT ctCCAATCATCTTTGTCCAGGAAAAACTCCTTTCCCATTTCCAGACCAGACAGCTCAGACTGAAATGGTGCAACAGTGGTTTGGTAATCTGCAAATACATG ATCCTTTTTCCGAACAAAGCAAGACCAGGGGTACGGAGCCACCATTGGGTTATCAGAAACGTACATTACGAAGCATTACATCTCCCTTGACTGCCTACAGGTTAAAACcaatcagacagaaaaccaaaaaggcTGTG gtGAGCATACTTGATTCAGAGGAGGTATGTGTGGAGCTTCTAAAAGAGTTTGCATCTCAAGAATATGTGAAAGAAGTTCTTCAAATATCTAGTGATGGAAGTATG ATTACTATTTATTATCCAAATGATGGAAGAGGTTTTCCTCTTGCTGATAGACCACCCTCACCTACTGACAACATCAGTAGGTACAGATTTGACAATTTACCAG aAAAGTACTGGCGAAAGTATCAATATGCTTCCAGATTTGTACAGCTTGTAAGATCTAAATCTCCCAAAATCACTTATTTTACAAGATATGCTAAGTGTGTTTTAATGGAGAATTCTCCTGGTGCTGATTTTGAAGTTTGGTTTTATGATG gGGCAAAGATACACAAAACAGAAGATTTAATTCAGGTAATTGAAAAGACTGGGAAATCTTATAACTTAAAAGGTGAAAGTGAAGTTAATAGcttgaaagaggaaataaaaatgtatatggacCATGCCAATGAG GGCCACCGTATTTGTTTAGCACTGGAATCCATAatttcagaagaggaaaagaaaagtggaagTGCTCCCTTTTTCCCAATAATCATTGGAAG aaaacCTAGTAGTACTAGTTCACCCAAGGCCTTATCACCTCTTTCTCCTGTGGATCCAGACTACCCCATGACAGATACACCATCTCTGAATAGAATgatcataaatagtgctgcttcTCCGAAACAGGCACCAATACCTAATCCTTCT ATGGTTACAAATGAAGGATTTAGCCTCACAGGTGCAGCTTCTGGAACAAACATCCCTTCCAATAGTCCAAAAGATTGTCTCCCTAAATCAGCACAACTTTTGAAGTCcgtttttgtgaaaaatgttggTTGGGCTACACAG TTAACTAGTGGAGCTGTGTGGGTTCAGTTTAATGATGGGTCCCAGCTGGTCGTGCAAGCCGGAGTTTCTTCTATTAGTTACACATCACCAAATGGTCAGACAACTAG gtatggagaaaatgaaaaactaccaGAATACATCAAACAGAAATTACATtgtctttcttccatccttttgaTGTTTTCTAATCCAACTCCTAGTTTTCATTGA
- the PLK4 gene encoding serine/threonine-protein kinase PLK4 isoform X2, translating to MATCIGEKIEDFKVGNLLGKGSFAGVYRAESIHTGLEVAIKMIDKKAMYKAGMVQRVQNEVKIHCQLKHPSILELYNYFEDSNYVYLVLEMCHNGEMNRYLKNRRKPFSENEARHFMHQIITGMLYLHSHGILHRDLTLSNLLLTRNMNIKIADFGLATQLKMPHEKHYTLCGTPNYISPEIATRSAHGLESDIWSLGCMFYTLLIGRPPFDTDTVKNTLNKVVLADYEMPTFLSREAKDLIHQLLRRNPADRLSLSSVLDHPFMSRNSSTKNKDLGTVEDSIDSGHATISTAITASSSTSICGSLFDRRKLLIDQPLPNKVTIFPKNKNSSDFTSSGDRSSFYTQWGNQEQETSNSGRGRIIQEAEERPHSRYLRRAHSSDRSGTSNQSRAKTYTMERCHSAEMLSKSKRSGVDENEEGYSPTNSNANIFNVFKEKTSSGSGSFEGPDNNQALSNHLCPGKTPFPFPDQTAQTEMVQQWFGNLQIHDPFSEQSKTRGTEPPLGYQKRTLRSITSPLTAYRLKPIRQKTKKAVVSILDSEEVCVELLKEFASQEYVKEVLQISSDGSMITIYYPNDGRGFPLADRPPSPTDNISRYRFDNLPEKYWRKYQYASRFVQLVRSKSPKITYFTRYAKCVLMENSPGADFEVWFYDGAKIHKTEDLIQVIEKTGKSYNLKGESEVNSLKEEIKMYMDHANEGHRICLALESIISEEEKKSGSAPFFPIIIGRKPSSTSSPKALSPLSPVDPDYPMTDTPSLNRMIINSAASPKQAPIPNPSMVTNEGFSLTGAASGTNIPSNSPKDCLPKSAQLLKSVFVKNVGWATQLTSGAVWVQFNDGSQLVVQAGVSSISYTSPNGQTTRYGENEKLPEYIKQKLHCLSSILLMFSNPTPSFH from the exons ATGGCGACGTGCATCGGGGAGAAGATCGAG GATTTTAAAGTTGGAAATCTGCTTGGTAAAGGATCATTTGCTGGTGTCTACAGAGCTGAGTCCATTCACACTGGTTTGGAAGTTGCAATCAAAATG atagatAAGAAAGCCATGTACAAAGCTGGAATGGTACAGAGAGTCCAAAATGAGGTGAAAATTCATTGCCAATTGAAACATCCTTCTATCTTGGAG CTGTATAACTACTTTGAAGATAGCAATTACGTGTACCTAGTATTAGAAATGTGCCATAATGGAGAAATGAATAGGtatctaaaaaacagaagaaaaccatTCTCAGAAAATGAAG CTCGACACTTCATGCACCAGATCATCACAGGAATGTTGTATCTCCATTCTCATGGTATATTACACCGGGACCTCACACTTTCTAACCTCTTACTTACACGTAATATGAACATCAAGATTGCCGATTTTGGGCTAGCAACTCAGTTGAAGATGCCACATGAAAAGCACTATACTTTATGTGGAACTCCTAATTATATTTCTCCTGAAATTGCAACTCGAAGTGCACATGGACTTGAATCTGATATTTGGTCCTTGGGATGTATGTTTTATACATTACTTATTGGGAGACCACCTTTTGACACTGACACAGTGAAGAACACATTAAATAAAGTCGTACTGGCAGATTATGAAATGCCAACTTTTTTGTCAAGAGAGGCCAAGGACCTTATTCACCAGTTACTTCGTAGAAATCCAGCAGATCGTTTAAGTCTATCTTCAGTATTAGACCATCCTTTTATGTCCCGAAACtcttcaacaaaaaataaagatttgggaACTGTAGAAGACTCAATAGATAGTGGACATGCCACAATTTCTACTGCAATTACGGCTTCTTCCAGTACCAGTATTTGTGGTAGTTTATTTGATAGAAGAAAACTTTTGATTGATCAGCCACTCCCAAATAAAGTGACTATAtttccaaagaataaaaattcaagtGATTTTACTTCTTCAGGAGACAGAAGCAGCTTTTATACTCAGTGGGGAAATCAAGAGCAAGAAACTAGTAATAGTGGAAGGGGAAGGATAAtccaagaggcagaagaaagacCACATTCTCGATACCTTCGTAGAGCCCATTCCTCTGATAGATCTGGCACTTCTAACCAATCTCGAGCAAAAACATATACAATGGAACGATGTCActcagcagaaatgctttcaaaatCCAAAAGATCAGGAGTAGATGAAAATGAAGAAGGATACTCACCCACAAACAGCAATGCTAATATTTTTAACGTCTTTAAAGAAAAGACATCCAGTGGTTCTGGATCTTTTGAAGGACCTGATAACAATCAAGCACT ctCCAATCATCTTTGTCCAGGAAAAACTCCTTTCCCATTTCCAGACCAGACAGCTCAGACTGAAATGGTGCAACAGTGGTTTGGTAATCTGCAAATACATG ATCCTTTTTCCGAACAAAGCAAGACCAGGGGTACGGAGCCACCATTGGGTTATCAGAAACGTACATTACGAAGCATTACATCTCCCTTGACTGCCTACAGGTTAAAACcaatcagacagaaaaccaaaaaggcTGTG gtGAGCATACTTGATTCAGAGGAGGTATGTGTGGAGCTTCTAAAAGAGTTTGCATCTCAAGAATATGTGAAAGAAGTTCTTCAAATATCTAGTGATGGAAGTATG ATTACTATTTATTATCCAAATGATGGAAGAGGTTTTCCTCTTGCTGATAGACCACCCTCACCTACTGACAACATCAGTAGGTACAGATTTGACAATTTACCAG aAAAGTACTGGCGAAAGTATCAATATGCTTCCAGATTTGTACAGCTTGTAAGATCTAAATCTCCCAAAATCACTTATTTTACAAGATATGCTAAGTGTGTTTTAATGGAGAATTCTCCTGGTGCTGATTTTGAAGTTTGGTTTTATGATG gGGCAAAGATACACAAAACAGAAGATTTAATTCAGGTAATTGAAAAGACTGGGAAATCTTATAACTTAAAAGGTGAAAGTGAAGTTAATAGcttgaaagaggaaataaaaatgtatatggacCATGCCAATGAG GGCCACCGTATTTGTTTAGCACTGGAATCCATAatttcagaagaggaaaagaaaagtggaagTGCTCCCTTTTTCCCAATAATCATTGGAAG aaaacCTAGTAGTACTAGTTCACCCAAGGCCTTATCACCTCTTTCTCCTGTGGATCCAGACTACCCCATGACAGATACACCATCTCTGAATAGAATgatcataaatagtgctgcttcTCCGAAACAGGCACCAATACCTAATCCTTCT ATGGTTACAAATGAAGGATTTAGCCTCACAGGTGCAGCTTCTGGAACAAACATCCCTTCCAATAGTCCAAAAGATTGTCTCCCTAAATCAGCACAACTTTTGAAGTCcgtttttgtgaaaaatgttggTTGGGCTACACAG TTAACTAGTGGAGCTGTGTGGGTTCAGTTTAATGATGGGTCCCAGCTGGTCGTGCAAGCCGGAGTTTCTTCTATTAGTTACACATCACCAAATGGTCAGACAACTAG gtatggagaaaatgaaaaactaccaGAATACATCAAACAGAAATTACATtgtctttcttccatccttttgaTGTTTTCTAATCCAACTCCTAGTTTTCATTGA
- the PLK4 gene encoding serine/threonine-protein kinase PLK4 isoform X3, which translates to MYKAGMVQRVQNEVKIHCQLKHPSILELYNYFEDSNYVYLVLEMCHNGEMNRYLKNRRKPFSENEARHFMHQIITGMLYLHSHGILHRDLTLSNLLLTRNMNIKIADFGLATQLKMPHEKHYTLCGTPNYISPEIATRSAHGLESDIWSLGCMFYTLLIGRPPFDTDTVKNTLNKVVLADYEMPTFLSREAKDLIHQLLRRNPADRLSLSSVLDHPFMSRNSSTKNKDLGTVEDSIDSGHATISTAITASSSTSICGSLFDRRKLLIDQPLPNKVTIFPKNKNSSDFTSSGDRSSFYTQWGNQEQETSNSGRGRIIQEAEERPHSRYLRRAHSSDRSGTSNQSRAKTYTMERCHSAEMLSKSKRSGVDENEEGYSPTNSNANIFNVFKEKTSSGSGSFEGPDNNQALSNHLCPGKTPFPFPDQTAQTEMVQQWFGNLQIHDPFSEQSKTRGTEPPLGYQKRTLRSITSPLTAYRLKPIRQKTKKAVVSILDSEEVCVELLKEFASQEYVKEVLQISSDGSMITIYYPNDGRGFPLADRPPSPTDNISRYRFDNLPEKYWRKYQYASRFVQLVRSKSPKITYFTRYAKCVLMENSPGADFEVWFYDGAKIHKTEDLIQVIEKTGKSYNLKGESEVNSLKEEIKMYMDHANEGHRICLALESIISEEEKKSGSAPFFPIIIGRKPSSTSSPKALSPLSPVDPDYPMTDTPSLNRMIINSAASPKQAPIPNPSMVTNEGFSLTGAASGTNIPSNSPKDCLPKSAQLLKSVFVKNVGWATQLTSGAVWVQFNDGSQLVVQAGVSSISYTSPNGQTTRYGENEKLPEYIKQKLHCLSSILLMFSNPTPSFH; encoded by the exons ATGTACAAAGCTGGAATGGTACAGAGAGTCCAAAATGAGGTGAAAATTCATTGCCAATTGAAACATCCTTCTATCTTGGAG CTGTATAACTACTTTGAAGATAGCAATTACGTGTACCTAGTATTAGAAATGTGCCATAATGGAGAAATGAATAGGtatctaaaaaacagaagaaaaccatTCTCAGAAAATGAAG CTCGACACTTCATGCACCAGATCATCACAGGAATGTTGTATCTCCATTCTCATGGTATATTACACCGGGACCTCACACTTTCTAACCTCTTACTTACACGTAATATGAACATCAAGATTGCCGATTTTGGGCTAGCAACTCAGTTGAAGATGCCACATGAAAAGCACTATACTTTATGTGGAACTCCTAATTATATTTCTCCTGAAATTGCAACTCGAAGTGCACATGGACTTGAATCTGATATTTGGTCCTTGGGATGTATGTTTTATACATTACTTATTGGGAGACCACCTTTTGACACTGACACAGTGAAGAACACATTAAATAAAGTCGTACTGGCAGATTATGAAATGCCAACTTTTTTGTCAAGAGAGGCCAAGGACCTTATTCACCAGTTACTTCGTAGAAATCCAGCAGATCGTTTAAGTCTATCTTCAGTATTAGACCATCCTTTTATGTCCCGAAACtcttcaacaaaaaataaagatttgggaACTGTAGAAGACTCAATAGATAGTGGACATGCCACAATTTCTACTGCAATTACGGCTTCTTCCAGTACCAGTATTTGTGGTAGTTTATTTGATAGAAGAAAACTTTTGATTGATCAGCCACTCCCAAATAAAGTGACTATAtttccaaagaataaaaattcaagtGATTTTACTTCTTCAGGAGACAGAAGCAGCTTTTATACTCAGTGGGGAAATCAAGAGCAAGAAACTAGTAATAGTGGAAGGGGAAGGATAAtccaagaggcagaagaaagacCACATTCTCGATACCTTCGTAGAGCCCATTCCTCTGATAGATCTGGCACTTCTAACCAATCTCGAGCAAAAACATATACAATGGAACGATGTCActcagcagaaatgctttcaaaatCCAAAAGATCAGGAGTAGATGAAAATGAAGAAGGATACTCACCCACAAACAGCAATGCTAATATTTTTAACGTCTTTAAAGAAAAGACATCCAGTGGTTCTGGATCTTTTGAAGGACCTGATAACAATCAAGCACT ctCCAATCATCTTTGTCCAGGAAAAACTCCTTTCCCATTTCCAGACCAGACAGCTCAGACTGAAATGGTGCAACAGTGGTTTGGTAATCTGCAAATACATG ATCCTTTTTCCGAACAAAGCAAGACCAGGGGTACGGAGCCACCATTGGGTTATCAGAAACGTACATTACGAAGCATTACATCTCCCTTGACTGCCTACAGGTTAAAACcaatcagacagaaaaccaaaaaggcTGTG gtGAGCATACTTGATTCAGAGGAGGTATGTGTGGAGCTTCTAAAAGAGTTTGCATCTCAAGAATATGTGAAAGAAGTTCTTCAAATATCTAGTGATGGAAGTATG ATTACTATTTATTATCCAAATGATGGAAGAGGTTTTCCTCTTGCTGATAGACCACCCTCACCTACTGACAACATCAGTAGGTACAGATTTGACAATTTACCAG aAAAGTACTGGCGAAAGTATCAATATGCTTCCAGATTTGTACAGCTTGTAAGATCTAAATCTCCCAAAATCACTTATTTTACAAGATATGCTAAGTGTGTTTTAATGGAGAATTCTCCTGGTGCTGATTTTGAAGTTTGGTTTTATGATG gGGCAAAGATACACAAAACAGAAGATTTAATTCAGGTAATTGAAAAGACTGGGAAATCTTATAACTTAAAAGGTGAAAGTGAAGTTAATAGcttgaaagaggaaataaaaatgtatatggacCATGCCAATGAG GGCCACCGTATTTGTTTAGCACTGGAATCCATAatttcagaagaggaaaagaaaagtggaagTGCTCCCTTTTTCCCAATAATCATTGGAAG aaaacCTAGTAGTACTAGTTCACCCAAGGCCTTATCACCTCTTTCTCCTGTGGATCCAGACTACCCCATGACAGATACACCATCTCTGAATAGAATgatcataaatagtgctgcttcTCCGAAACAGGCACCAATACCTAATCCTTCT ATGGTTACAAATGAAGGATTTAGCCTCACAGGTGCAGCTTCTGGAACAAACATCCCTTCCAATAGTCCAAAAGATTGTCTCCCTAAATCAGCACAACTTTTGAAGTCcgtttttgtgaaaaatgttggTTGGGCTACACAG TTAACTAGTGGAGCTGTGTGGGTTCAGTTTAATGATGGGTCCCAGCTGGTCGTGCAAGCCGGAGTTTCTTCTATTAGTTACACATCACCAAATGGTCAGACAACTAG gtatggagaaaatgaaaaactaccaGAATACATCAAACAGAAATTACATtgtctttcttccatccttttgaTGTTTTCTAATCCAACTCCTAGTTTTCATTGA